ATCACCGGTTCGCCCAGGGACATGGCCGGAAACTCCAGGGGAAAGCCCCCGGCCTCCCACACACCGCGCTTGACCACCTCGGCTACCCCCCGCAGGTGCTCGTTGCACGGCGTGAGCTCCGACCAGGAATTGCAGATCCCGATCACGGGGCGCCCGTCGAAGAGGTCGTCGGGACGGCCCTGGTTCTTCATCCAGGAGCGGTGCAGAAAGCCATTGCGGTCCGCCTTGCCCCACCAGGCGGCGCTGCGGAAGAGGGTCTTGTCGCTCATGATAGTAATCCTTTCTCGATTGTCTATTATATATATAGGATGTATATGGATGGACGATTCGATCCATCGGGACAACAAAATATCCGTCCAATCCAACCGGGCGGGGTGAGGGATCCGGGCCGTGCCGCCACCCGCGGCCCCAGCGATCCGGAAGCGG
The window above is part of the Candidatus Glassbacteria bacterium genome. Proteins encoded here:
- a CDS encoding dihydroxy-acid dehydratase (catalyzes the formation of 3-methyl-2-oxobutanoate from 2,3,-dihydroxy-3-methylbutanoate), encoding MSDKTLFRSAAWWGKADRNGFLHRSWMKNQGRPDDLFDGRPVIGICNSWSELTPCNEHLRGVAEVVKRGVWEAGGFPLEFPAMSLGEPVMRPTTMMFRNLMSMDVEESLRANPLDGVVLLSGCDKTTPAMLMGAASVN